The sequence AGAACTTTTGCTGTAAACAAGCACTATAACACTTGCTTACTTCACCACTTATGCAAAAAGTACCCTAAAAAAGATCAGATAAAGAGGGGTTCTGAAGAAGACACAGTCTCCTTCATATGCTGCTTCTTTTGGTGATTCTGACCTTCAAACCATATTTCATAGGAAGCAAGACAGAATTAGCAGGAAAAACAGGATGTCCTTCCACCACCTGAACATGATAATTACAGAGAATAGCAATGGCAACCATCTTCATCTGGATAAAACTTGCATCCTTACCCAAACAAGTCCTCGGTCCTGCGTTGAAAGCGACAAACTTGTAAGATGGAACATGTAGAATACCTCCTTTCTCCACATTAATCCACCTCTCAGGCTTGAACTCCAAGCAATCTTTCCCCcatatttctttgtttcttccaACTGAGTAGAAAGAAATCAACACCATCTGATTTCGCTTCACTGCATGGCCGGTTGGGAGAATGTCCTGTTCAAGTGTTGATTTGTGGTTAATTGGCACTGGAGGGTACAGCCTCAATGTCTCACACAATGCTGCTTGGAGATAGACAAGTTTGTTAACCTCATTGACACTGAATAAGTACCTATTCGCGTCTTCTGTATCGGCCAAATTTGCTTTAATTTCCTCCAAAATCTTGGTTTCAACAGATGGGTTGTTTGCAATCAACCATATAAACCAACTGAGGCCAATACTCAAAGTGTCTCTACCAGCAGCTAAGAGATTGAACACCATGTCTCGCAAAAACTTGTCGGATTTTATCATTGCAGATAAAACTTCATCTCCATCTTTGAATTCTGCATCCATATAAGCTGTGAGTAAGTCAGAGTTGTCGTTCTTGATCTTCTCTTTTCGTTCTTCTCGCTTTCTTGCTATGCATTGATACACGAAATCATCGAAAGTCTTCCAAGCTATAGccagtttcttctcttctccaatATGAAGCTTTCTTTGTAACTTCCAAAACCATGCAGGCAACACATGCCGATAGAAAGCAGACTCCTCCATAATATCAAAGGCTTTTGCGTGGGGAACTTCTGGAAAATCAACGGAGAGACAATTAGAGTCAAAGCCTAGAATCGTCAAGGAAGTAGTATCAAACATCAATCGCTGAaatacatcttgcatgtctaCTACACCAGTACTTGATTTTGATACATGATCAAGAACTGGGAATAGGCCTTTCACTAACTTTGTGTGCACATTTTGCTTGACAAAATGCTCGAAATTGGAGTTCTTCATCAATGAATGGAGGAACTTCCTTTGTATTTCCCATAATTCTGAGTCGGAATTGAAAATCCCATCTCCCAGAGGCTCAAATGTCTCCTTGAAATCGGGGCCTTTAGGATAATTGATGAAGTTTTTGCTCAAAATGTGGTGAATATTCATGGGATCACTAGTGATCAAGAACTCCATCTTAGACAACCAGGGTCCTTTGAACACTGCAGTGCCCCGGCTTCTTTTAAGAACTTGAGTGGTATGTTCATGGATGCGCGAAGCATTGATTAGAATATCTGGAAGATTTCCGAGCACTGGAAACCCAAAGAACCCTGAAGACTTCATCTTTTGAATCAATGAATAGAGAATCAGCAAActacaaagaaataaaaaagtgaCTAGTATCTCTATCCCTCCAACTGTTACTGCCATTTGAGCTTCTCAAAGGAATTTGTTTACGACTACCTCCaatgtctgtgtgtgtatatatataaagatcaTTTATGtagcaaaaagaagaaaaagattgtCACAGACTGAAAGAGGACCACCATGAATAAAATAGCAACATTTTAATTGCACACAATCATCTTAACTAGTTGCAGTCATTGATAATATTTGCCATATGAAGGAAAGATCATGAAATTGAGATCTGTAAAGATATTTCTACATATACAAAACACAAGAATACACAATCCATAAACAGAAACATATAAACATTTCAAGGCCATGCCAAATGTATACACAAGCACATGtctaagaaaatagaaaatctgGATATAACAAAATCACCAAAAACAAGAACAAGCAACTGAGATGGTATACCAGAAAATTACTACTTTTGTTGTAAGCTCCAAAATTTGCACTGATAAGCCAATGGGCTTGCATGTTATGATTTATAGTTTCCCACATCGCTTGGATAACCCAAGTGGCGTGGGTTTATAAGAAAACCCAAGTTCCTATCACTCAATGAGGCCTTTTCTTGGGTGTAACTACAGTTAAGTGAGACGGCCAAGGAAGAACAGAGCCGTGCGAGCCCAATGAATCTATGGGAACCGATAAATCTAGAGTGCACAATATCGTTGAGGTGAGGAGGGCTTGCATTTTCAACATTAGAGTCAGATGGATCCATAGGTTGGCTCAAATGTACCTCACCTCAGAAACCCAACTCATAGGGTCAGCTTCCAAATCATAGGTTGGCTCAAATGTACCTCACCTCAGAGACCCAACTCAGAGGGTAAGCTTCCAAATCTGttctgaaaaataaatataaagggTGATACCCAACCAAATTTGTAGAAGTACGATTCGGTTGCATTGATACCTGGTTACCCACCATGtattaaattcatatattgCTTGTAGACTTGATCGACTAAGTATGCAAGCAGACTCCTTGATGTGAACGTACtaagctttcttttcttctcatgCAAAATGCGAAGAATTATCTGTTGCTCACAaactgtttgataaaatgcgTATGACAAATGTGTTGTGATAAAAATGCACAATGAACATCTGTAGACAGCCATTGAAACTTACAATTCAACAAGATTAtccagaaataaaataaaaacaaaaacttcaTCAGAATtgtatatcaaaaaaaaaatcccacaaaTATATCAAATACTACCAAATAGCCAAGCTTTGTGATAAACTTCTTAATTTGCACTTtcaaaaacacaagaaaaccTAAGTCGAGATAGTTGTATCAGGATACATGGGCCTGAACTTTCCCTCTCCCTGGTTATTTATTGATAGTGGGCCTCCATTGGGCTTGCAGTCTGGACCCTCGAGTGGACTTATTGCATAACGCGATTCGTAACCGCACTAAGTTGGCAACAAAGAGTAATGCTACAAACCCTTAAAATATGACTTCATTTCACCcccaatctatgtggcatgttaATAGCCACGGATTATAAATATACATGTGAGACTTATTTAAcattcaacactccacattaattaGGGGTAAAATGAGAGtcatattttgagggtctcgAACATTATTCTAGCAACAAATTTTATGTTAATGCTCAATAACGAATAAACACGACCGCATATGACTTTGACTAGCCTCGCTGAGATAGCAGCAAATTATTGGTTGATGCTCAATAACAAATAAGCACACTACATATGACATGACGAGAAttcaatattttaaaattcaagCGAAATTGTAGAGCCCTCAAATCTCCGTAGCTATAAGGATTAATTAAGTGGAACATGTTCTAAGTTCTTTCTTGTTGACATTTTCACTAATTCACACAAATATTATTcactgttttattttctttgtagaTGCAAGTATATCATTTCCTAGGCTTTCGATTGAATTGTTCATTCTTGGTTTTGGCTATATTTGTTGAATTAATGTGAATATCTTTGTTCATCTTTCTGGGGTATGGTTTTTCTTAGCCATGCAATCATATGATTCATATCATaaattcaattcctgaaaaatAGTCTCTCCACGTTATCTGTGCGTAAGATCTGCAAACATCTTTAGATCTTGGAACATCTCAACTTTCTCCGTCACTATTCATTGCATGAGTCTTGTGCACTAGTGTTGTTTACATGTGACTAGGAATCATGGGCGACTACCcatctatttatttatatatgtatctatgagTCCTGATATGAAGATGGTAAGTGGGTCCTCTTCACAAAGTAGTGGGTGAGGGGGCCATGTTTGAGGCTAAGATCAAGCATTGCAAGCCAAGACTTTCTTGTCAGAATTATGAACATGATCAGGTGTCCGGACAAAATAATGTTAGCATTGCAAGTGGACAAATATGGATTCCATGTCCAGGTAGAGATTGTGTTGCACAAGACTTGCTGTTGTATATATGTGGGTGGGGTTGATGCTATATGTTTGTCCTGGACCCTATGCACCATGCCTTCTTATTCCAGGCTTCATTCCAAGATGAAAGATTGTTTATTTTAGTGTAAGTTCTTGTTACTAACAAGTTGAATTTTGAAGTTGACTACGGTAATATTTTACAAATGCGGAAGGTCGCAAGTTTAACTCTCATTAGACCATGTTATTGTGAAGTTGACTATGGTAACTTTCACTATTTGACGGTGGTGTTCGACGACTTCTTAATTTAGTCATTAAAGGTCTTTAGCAACGACATCGAACTATTTTACAAAGACTATTGTCTTCGTAAAATAGTGAACATATTGTAGTGCATACCCAACAGTTTCGACGTTATTTCCTGCTTAGGTTTCGGTCTGGTCTTTCTTATCTCCAGTGTAGAGCGGGATGGGTTGGGGTTTCGAGTTTAGAGCTACCTCAGTTGTCCGATGGACAAATTGGGCTGAAATATTtatcgattaccaaaaaaaaaaaaagagtcagtTCTTGTTATTACATTGAAAAGGTGTGGATCCTGATGGGTGTGTGTTGGGAAGTTGTTGAAAATGAAGAGTCATTGCCTCCCACTTGTCTTCTTTTTTGATGTTATGGGAAACCCTATCTACAATGAAAGCAAACCTACACTATCATACATACAGATTTTAGGACTACAACCATttttaaatacatatatatatccaattaagcTATACTAAGcactattatatatacatacatatagatacATGTATAATACATCCAAATTCAATAATATAGCCGTCAGTCAGACATTGCAAAAGAAGATGGATGTCATGTCTGAAAAATGAAGAGCAAGTAAGACAATTTGTCAAAAACACTCAAACTAAAGTGTGTAAAATGGCAAGTCATGCTAATATCCAGACAGTTTACTTTGACAAAATctaattgttttttctttagttTATGCTAAGTACAATTATAATTTACATGttatttgactttttttctacaaaaaaggaacaaacctattagtttcttcttcttctttttttgaatacGGGAGTAGGGGATGGAGATGCTCAAACTCGAGATCTATGTGAGATACTACACACGAGTGTCATCTGAGCCACTCGTGATTTGCAACATTTAGTTGCTTAAGATAGGAAACTATATGATTCCTATTAAtatatgattacaaaacataaaACCCATTCATGTTTGGAAGTTTTGAAATTACAAACTACAGTGGGGATGTTTCACTAATATGACATGTTGGATGAGCTCTCCTTTCAACCACTCAAGGTTTATAGTCATGGAGCCCTCCAAACATTTCCATCTAAAATGCTCAATGAGCTGCTCTCACtttcttcaatatatatatatattagaaaaatagaaaatcagGCTAGGgttgcttaattaattaatacacaAGGATTTAAAGTTCAATTAGGCCTAGGCACTAGCTAAATATGCAATTGTAGTAGATCTATGTTGAAGAGTGTAGTGTCCAAAAATCGTCCTTATAACCTATCCCATCGGGTCCCCGGCCTATCTATAGAGGTATTACCCGCTAATAAGCCCATGGCCCATTGACAAGTATGACAACTCAACTCAAACTTCGTCGATACCACATCATGCACGTCGAGACAAGCTTTCCGGCCTAAACCAATGATCCCTTCATCATCCTTTCGGCAAGTCTTTTTGTCGAGCAGACCTCTTCCACTACGCAAACCCTTACTTTAGTTCTAACGACCTCCTATCGATTTGACCTCGATCTCCTGTCGGACAGACCTCGACATCTTGTTGCGTAGGCCTCGACCTCTTGTTGTGCAGAACTCGACCTCCTATTGAGTAGGCCTCGTGATAGTCTTCTCTCATACATCTATATGTCCCGAGCCTATCTTGAGACTTGCACCTACCTTCTCATTGACAATAGAGTTGTTACCCTAAACATATCTCCTACAAATTTGTTGTTTCAGACCTCGCTTCTGACACACGCTACTACTTTCGTCCTTTTCTTAATACGGATCCAATACGTCCCTTTTCTCCAACACCTATTTTGACTGGCATCTCGCATGGTCCAAGTGACACGTGTCCTCCCAAGTATGCTATATAAACAAAACCCTCCATTGTTGGAGTGATCTTCTTCCATTTTTCTCTCTGGCTCAATTTCCTTAGATCTTCTGCTCTCTCTTCTTCGAGAACAAAGAACATTGAGCATACAAGCTTTCTTATTGACTTTCTCGCGAACAATCAAATATATCGACCGACTCTCataccaaaaaatattttttcactacaatcaacattgtattcttataCATCGCATCTCTTTAGGCTTTTGCCTTGTTGACTTGACCGTTGAAGCCTCTTTGGCCACCACCCCACTAGTGCCAAAGATTTCTTGATTGCCATTTTTCACATGTTTCACAGGTTGCGGGTGACCCACCTTGataaatatttgattgtagATTCAAACACCTACAAAGAACAAAGAGTCAATGCCTTTCATTTTAGAAAGCAAAATTGGGTATGTTTTCATGTCAGTAGTATGATTTACCTAGGCAGGAATAAATATTGTTGTACAAACAAGACTATGCAAATTGCACAAGCAATGCATTATTGTACCTCTTCTTTGCCAAAATGGTATTGGAAATAATAGAGAGTTGGTCTTCAATTACAAATACTTGCTAACCATAAATGTCTAGGAAATTTACACAAGTTAAACCATAAAAGAGGTATCCATCtaactagggatggcaacgggtcgggtacccttccaattaggaaataccaaaaccgtttccatttaagatactctataccaaaaccgttccaaaaccatttaaattttcaaacccggaaccgttccataaccgtttatcatcgggtacccgtttaccatttaccttttaatatttttatttttttctttgatgattatgttaatataaattaatattgcgtatgatttatattaattatgattttataattcaaattagtctaatttatagttttattagtatgtttctataaatatatatgttttaatatgctttatcatgttataatttagtatcctagtagtatacctttatagatgatttataatattattgctataatggatctttttattaaacggttcgggtaccctaaacccagcatcaaaaaccaaacccgaccctaaaccatgacgggtttgaaaaccaaaaccaaaaccaaaactatttccaaaacctataggatcggttttcgggttttaaacggatcggataccctacggatagtgctcggatcggttttttttgccatccctacatCTAACtagatctaagaacacaaatcaTAATTAAACACTAATCGAACAATAAACGACTGAAAATTTGCAACCAGATCCCCCAAGTTTGCTCTAATTGTATAAAcacctttttcaaaaaaaaaaaaaaacaacaaatttgaCACAGAGAATCAATGTTTATGAGCTAAGCATGTTGTAACTCCGAAAATGAACCTCCTACTCTGTCAGCAAGAattgttcaaagttcaaaacacagagagagatgCCAGAAGAATTGTTCTTCctcctaaaaaaagaaaaaaagaagttggaatGTTGAAAAAGAACAAATGTTCCTTTCGGTGGATAGGATGGCAGCTTCAAAGTCAATTATATCACATCCAGTAGGTAATTTTGCTGTCTCATACACAAAGGGAAAgcgcaaaaaaaaagaaaagaaagtgtgacTCTCTCCTAAAACAGGATTGCATTTAcagtctcttttttcttctctaatgAGGACAATCATACAGAGTCTCTTAGATTATTCTTGTTTAGCATATTAGTTTTCATTCATTGTATCCtttcacacaaaaaaataaGATTCCTTCAAATTTTTCTTCCAACACTTTTACTTTACTTCTGATGGAAGGTTGTCCTTTCCAACTTCATAGTATAAAGGGCTCCACTTTCTTGTCTTGTCTTTATAATTACCAAAGTTTCtcataaaaaatcataatttacaGTCCGATATGGGTCTAGATTTGGGTCTTTAGGCACTATACATACTTGCCCGTTGAATGTCCGATATGGGTCTAGAGTCTAGACTTAGCTCTTCAGGCCGCGTACACAGAATAGTCTTCACTTTGCTTATATGTAGTGCtgtctttttgtttctcttatAGCTTCTCTCCTCATCTCGCTGTGTTTCTTCTCTCTAACTGTAGCAGACAACCCCCTCTGCAACATTTCCGAGAACAATATTCCTTCTCTGATCCTTGAATATTCCTTTAAATCACATATGCTTCCTTAAACCCTCAAAAAGCTGCCTTTCTTTCTGTCCTTCGAATCCTATATAATTCTATATAGCACTGTTTAACAATTTTGgagctttttctttgtttttccaaGTTGTACTAATCTGTAAACTGCCCTGAAAAAGAGAGCCAAATTATGTGCTCGGAGACGAGTCCTCGGATCTCTTTCTCTCAAGATCTAGGCCAGGAAGATGATGCATCAATCGAACAAGTCGAGTCTCGAAGGGACTTATCCCTATTGGACTCGAATCCTGATTTTGAGTTCAGCATTTGCAGCAACTTTGATCAAGATTCTTCATTGGCAGATGACCTTTTCTTGGATGGTATGATCCTCCCTGTTCAAGTTCAAGACAGAGTTTCTGCTTCTAAACAAACCCAACAACACAAACGCACTACTCCTCTTCTTTCATTACCTCCTCTTCCCAGTTCTTCCAGTACTGCAAATTCAAGGAAAGAGAGCATAAAAGAAGCCATTCCAGTGAATTCTGATTTGGAGGACAAGTCTCAGCCCAGTAAGTCTTTCTGGGGTTTCAAGAGAAGCAGCAGTCTAAATTATGATATTAAGAGGAGCTTAATCCGTTCATTACCACTTCTATCGCGAAGCAACTCCACCGGTTCAGTGCCTAATCCAAAACGAACAACATTAAAGGACATTCAAAGGCAGAATCAGCAAAAGCAACAATTGACAGCAAagtcaccatcaccatcatcatcttcttcttctgctacTCATGTATACCCCCTATCTCAAAAGCCACCTCTTAAGAAAAATCATGGTAATAAGATACGTATTAGTCCTTTGTTGAATGTACCTCCTCCTTCTATTCCTAAAGGAACTGCAAGTTTTCTTGGTTTGGGGTTTCTGTATAAAgataagaagaacaagaagtgaTTGATGCTTTCCTGCTTTCATTGACTAAATTTCTCTTACTGTAAAGTAGAGCTTTATAGATTCTTACATGTCAATTTTTCTGCTTAAATTAGCAGAAAAGATGTCAAGAACTTGgtaaaagaagaaatagaatgaaaacaaaagaaTGGTAGGAGACAAGAAGAACAGGTACCCCAGTCACTCATGGCTTGTCTAATTCTGATAATCTTTCTGGTATCTTTCATTTTATGGGTCTGTTTTGGTTCATTCAAAAGCAACTTGTCTTTGGTCTTTGATAAGGTTAATGGGGATATGGTAGATTGCCTCTTGTTTTGGCaactttttatttcttgtttggaAGCTAAGACAATGATATTAGCTTCAGCTACCCATTTAAACTATTAAACTAGTTTATTTTGGCATTAATTTCAGCTACCCATCTGCATTTTGGTTCTACGATAAAGAtaggtttgaaatttctcaatttaaggttttttatttttattttttatatcgTGTGAACCTCTCCAAGGCAAGACCCTTTGGACTCACCCAGGTGTAGTAAACCCTCGGATCCATACACCACACCCTCATAAGTTCCTTACATGATATCAGGCTAAGTCGCTGGAATTTACCAAGAGTGGCCCCAAAGTGTCAAATTAAGGGGTTTTTTGTGCCTCATTTGGAGCACTTCTTTCTATATTAGAGGGTGCATTAGATAGGCTTTGATTGCTTTTCCTGGATAAAACAACTGAACTACACTATAATCATTGTTTTTATGTCTCCTACCAAAACGAAACCCAGCAAATGGGGCCGGATTAGGATGCCATATGTTTCTCATTTTAGCTAAACTATAAGGCAGTATGTCTCATCTAAGACAAGGACTTACAAATCAGTTCACACAGAAAAATCTACTTTGATGCATGTTCACTTGCACCAGAATGAGAACCAGACCACCACTAGACCATAAGACCTCCTCAGCATCATAACCATACACCAGTCATGCCCTCATATATGAACGTTTCCAGCTGATCGGACTAAAGGATGCAAGAACGTTCACTTCCTGTGTATGTAACTAAGCGATATCTGGGCTGGGGGTTCTAAACAAACTGACTTAGAATGTCTAGCAGCAAAATCATGGCATGGCAGAGGAAAGGCCCCGCCATGGATATAGTTTCTAGTGGCGCGGATGAGGCACTGATGATGGTCCTAGCATTATGTATTAATAGTTTGGC is a genomic window of Tripterygium wilfordii isolate XIE 37 chromosome 16, ASM1340144v1, whole genome shotgun sequence containing:
- the LOC119980816 gene encoding alkane hydroxylase MAH1-like, whose translation is MAVTVGGIEILVTFLFLCSLLILYSLIQKMKSSGFFGFPVLGNLPDILINASRIHEHTTQVLKRSRGTAVFKGPWLSKMEFLITSDPMNIHHILSKNFINYPKGPDFKETFEPLGDGIFNSDSELWEIQRKFLHSLMKNSNFEHFVKQNVHTKLVKGLFPVLDHVSKSSTGVVDMQDVFQRLMFDTTSLTILGFDSNCLSVDFPEVPHAKAFDIMEESAFYRHVLPAWFWKLQRKLHIGEEKKLAIAWKTFDDFVYQCIARKREERKEKIKNDNSDLLTAYMDAEFKDGDEVLSAMIKSDKFLRDMVFNLLAAGRDTLSIGLSWFIWLIANNPSVETKILEEIKANLADTEDANRYLFSVNEVNKLVYLQAALCETLRLYPPVPINHKSTLEQDILPTGHAVKRNQMVLISFYSVGRNKEIWGKDCLEFKPERWINVEKGGILHVPSYKFVAFNAGPRTCLGKDASFIQMKMVAIAILCNYHVQVVEGHPVFPANSVLLPMKYGLKVRITKRSSI
- the LOC119981414 gene encoding uncharacterized protein LOC119981414, translating into MCSETSPRISFSQDLGQEDDASIEQVESRRDLSLLDSNPDFEFSICSNFDQDSSLADDLFLDGMILPVQVQDRVSASKQTQQHKRTTPLLSLPPLPSSSSTANSRKESIKEAIPVNSDLEDKSQPSKSFWGFKRSSSLNYDIKRSLIRSLPLLSRSNSTGSVPNPKRTTLKDIQRQNQQKQQLTAKSPSPSSSSSSATHVYPLSQKPPLKKNHGNKIRISPLLNVPPPSIPKGTASFLGLGFLYKDKKNKK